Proteins co-encoded in one Stomoxys calcitrans chromosome 5, idStoCalc2.1, whole genome shotgun sequence genomic window:
- the LOC106084589 gene encoding probable nuclear hormone receptor HR3, producing the protein MYTQRMFDMWNSVTSKLEAHANTLGQSNVQSPGQNNSSGSIKAQIEIIPCKVCGDKSSGVHYGVITCEGCKGFFRRSQSSVVNYQCPRNKQCVVDRVNRNRCQYCRLQKCLKLGMSRDAVKFGRMSKKQREKVEDEVRFHRAQMRAQSDAAPDSSVFDTQTPSSSDQLHHSYNGYGYSSNEVSYGSPYGYSASVTPQQTMAYDISADYVDSTTYEPRSTMMDPEFISHADGDINDVLIKTLAEAHANTNTKLEVVHEMFRKPQDISRILYYKNLGQQELWLDCAEKLTQMIQNIIEFAKLIPGFMRLSQDDQILLLKTGSFELAIVRMSRLLDLSQNAVLYGDVMLPQEAFYTSDSEEMRLVSRIFQTAKSIAELKLTETELALYQSLVLLWPERNGVRGNTEIQRLFNLSMNAIRQELEANHAPLKGDVTVLDTLLNNIPNFRDISILHMEALSKFKQQHPSVVFPALYKELFSIDSPQDLT; encoded by the exons CTCAAATTGAAATTATCCCCTGCAAAGTTTGTGGAGACAAGTCATCGGGTGTTCATTACGGAGTCATAACATGTGAGGGCTGCAAAGGTTTCTTTCGACGCTCGCAGAGTTCTGTTGTGAATTATCAGTGTCCCCGTAACAAGCAATGCGTTGTCGATCGTGTTAACCGCAATCGGTGTCAATATTGTAGACTGCAAAAGTGCCTCAAATTGGGAATGAGCAGAGATG CTGTAAAATTTGGTAGAATGTCTAAGAAACAAAGAGAAAAGGTCGAGGATGAGGTGAGATTTCATCGAGCCCAGATGCGAGCACAGAGTGATGCCGCGCCCGACAGTTCGGTATTTGATACACAAACGCCATCGAGTAGCGATCAACTACATCACAGTTACAATGG ATATGGCTACTCAAGCAATGAAGTCAGCTATGGCAGTCCGTATGGCTATTCAGCGTCGGTGACGCCTCAGCAGACAATGGCCTATGATATTTCAGCCGACTATGTGGACAGTACCACATACGAGCCACGAAGTACAATGATGGATCCCGAATTTATCAGTCATG CAGATGGCGACATTAACGACGTTCTCATTAAGACCTTGGCGGAAGCGCATGCGAATACCAATACCAAACTGGAGGTGGTGCATGAAATGTTTAGAAAACCCCAG GATATCTCAAGAATACTTTACTATAAGAATCTGGGCCAACAGGAACTGTGGCTGGACTGTGCGGAAAAGCTAACTCAAATGATACAAAACATCATCGAATTTGCCAAATTGATACCAGGCTTCATGCGTCTAAGTCAGGATGATCAG ATTCTTTTGCTGAAGACCGGATCATTTGAGCTGGCGATTGTGCGGATGTCGCGTCTATTGGATCTCTCACAGAATGCGGTCCTGTATGGCGATGTAATGCTGCCGCAAGAAGCCTTCTACACATCCGACTCTGAGGAAATGCGCCTGGTGTCGCGAATTTTCCAAACGGCTAAGTCCATAGCCGAACTAAAACTGACTGAAACTGAATTGGCTCTGTATCAAAGTCTGGTCCTGCTCTGGCCAG AACGCAATGGTGTGCGTGGCAACACGGAAATCCAGAGGCTTTTCAACTTAAGTATGAATGCAATAAGGCAGGAGCTTGAGGCCAATCATGCACCTCTCAAGGGCGATGTGACGGTTCTTGATACATTACTCAATAATATTCCCAATTTCCG TGACATCTCCATACTGCATATGGAGGCCCTGAGTAAATTCAAGCAACAGCATCCGAGCGTTGTGTTCCCTGCCCTATACAAGGAACTCTTTTCCATAGACTCACCCCAGGATCTCACATAA